In Nitrososphaerota archaeon, one genomic interval encodes:
- the albA gene encoding DNA-binding protein Alba, whose translation MPESSTTILIGKKPVMNYVLACLTMIQNGANEVVLKARGRAISKAVDTAEITRKKFAQDIVVKNIKIDTEQIKNAETGNVSNVSSIEIYLGKAA comes from the coding sequence ATGCCAGAATCATCGACAACCATACTTATAGGTAAGAAGCCTGTGATGAACTATGTTCTCGCGTGCCTAACCATGATTCAGAACGGCGCCAACGAGGTCGTCTTGAAAGCTAGGGGCAGAGCGATAAGCAAAGCAGTCGACACAGCTGAGATCACACGCAAAAAGTTCGCACAAGATATCGTAGTGAAGAACATAAAGATAGACACGGAGCAGATAAAGAACGCTGAGACAGGCAACGTCAGCAACGTCAGCTCGATCGAAATCTACTTGGGGAAAGCGGCTTAA